The window AGAGAAACTTATACATTTTCTGGTACAAACTGACAAAGTGTTGGTGCAATGTGTTAGTGCCTCGTTCAGCCAAGAGTGAAAAGTTAAGATGTGTGAAGGATTAGAAGCTGGGTTGAACGTGACCCTGCGGGAGGAGCTTGAAGGAGGGAATATTCTTGaactacacaaaaaaaaggaaagacagaaagctcAGTCCTCTGTACGAGATACGTTTTCATACCTTAATCTCCCAGCGGAGAGCTTTCCGGTCCTTCTCTCCTGGAAGTTTGAACATTTCCCACAGCTGCTTATACTGGAAATACCTGCAGCGATGAGGAAACCGCAGGATCACACGAGTCCACTACCTGCAGACCGGCATGGCTCTGTTGGCAATGAGAAACCTTCGcagagggttttgtttttgtaaacttACTTGGCCACTGGGTCGGTCTTCTTTATGGTCGGCCGACTCATCACTGGCCGGatgactgaaacaaaaacaaatttcagtcaAATTATAAACGGGTCTGTCCGGTGTCAGTACGAACACAACAACATGCGTCGGTGCATTAGGTGGGTGCTGACTTACAGGATTTGGGTTTGGGCCTGAGGTCCCCTTCACTTTGAGTTCGAGTCTGTCCGAAACGAAATGGGACAAATCATCATGTTCAAGGACATTTGATGGTCTTTCATTTCTGGATGCATTTTGATAAAAGGCAGTAAACAATCATAGCAGTAAAGAACGTGACACTTTTTCAATGATACCTGAAATAATCAGTGATATTAGATACGAGTTgcattgattaaaaataaataaataaataaaaaattcagtaaAACAAGTTCAGTATGTCAAACAGATGTGAAGAAGAGAAGCGTGAAGTAAAACCTGGGAGACTACATTACCCACCATGCCTCTGATGTAGGATTCAAACGCACTCAAAGAGATGCCGTCGGACTCGGAGCCGTGCGCGTCACTCTGGCCGGTTGCGTCTTCGTCCTCCGTCTCGGCGTCGTGTTGGGCGGACGCGGACAGGCGAAGCTCCGCCAGTCGTTCCTCCAGGCAGCTCGACGCATCTGCCGAGAGACAACATCACCGGCATTTTGCTGAATGTGTGGGCATGGCGGTCACCAGACAACGAAACCCATTCAGGTTCATTTGTTGGGATTTGTTTTTCCCCGCAGCTGGCAGGCGGACTCAGACCAGTACACAGTCACAAGACCGCCTCTGGCGTTTAGTCTGCTGCAGCATCTGTGACATCTGCTCCGTCTCTGTCGACAGCGAGAAGGAATCGGTTTTTCATGGCTACAACTGAGCGTAAATTACTCTTGATTATCAATCTTAGTCAGCTGGTCACATCCCGGTTTACTCAGCATCAACACTGACCTGAACGATTTCGGTTTCTCGATCAAACAGACTTgaaacatatattttttctcccggaaaataaaatatgttcatACAAATTCACTTAGGAGACACATCTTTGTACATgcttaaacaacagaaaatccCACTGACCTCCAACAAGCTGTTGGCCAATAAATACGTTTTTATACAAACAGCCAATTATGTCTTGCCCCAAGAAAAGAGTAGCAACGTAACGACAGTTATTTCAGATTGAAAGGGATGTGAACCAATGATTAATCTTCAGTTTATTTCTGGTTCTTATTTGCTTGTtagattgagaaaataaaattgaacaaGTTATTCAAATTCCCGTATAAGACTTTCACTTGGAGGAACGCAGCTGAAGGAGTCAATACTTTTAACTGCATCGCTTTCTTCGAATGACCAAATTTGAAACAGGTGAATGTCCCAAATGCTGCAGGGGCAGAACTAAACGATCATTACGAGTCGATGCTGTTCGAAATGACCCGAATCTGGGATTCCGTTTTACAAACAGCTGGAGTCTAAATTTTTCAGTTCTATCCAGTGGTTCATGCTCATGTTGGACAGTGACTTCCTGCCAGGAGGTAGGCGGGAAGTTTATTTTGAACTCGGATGTTATTCAGGACGAAGAAAGAACTTGAGCCTTTTAAACTACCTGATATCCTGACAACGACGCCGCCTCAAAGTCGAAGTTGAGAAATAAACAGCATAAATGTTGTTGCTCATAGAGACAGGAAACCATTTACCCTTCTTCCGCCTGAGGTTTCCTTCCCACTCCTCACACATCTTGTCGTACTTCATCCAGCTAAAGTCCGCTTTGGAGTCGATGAACTTTATGTCCTTGTTGCTTGAAGACTCGGCAAGATCTTCAGACTCCACTTTGTCCTCGGTCTGTTTCTCCACATTATTGCCCTCTTTAAGGTCTTGCACCTCCTCTTGAAGCTTTTCATACTGTGTTCCCTCTTCAGGATCACTCCCATGTTCCAAACGCGTCTCGTCCGCCAATAATCTGTCTTCGTTAGCAGCAATGTGGTGGCGGTGTTGTTGCTCTGATCTCTCATTAGTCACGTCTTTGTTTTCGGACTCTGCGTGTAGATCTTCAAATTTCTCGTCATAGGCCTGGTCTAGATCCTCTTCGGGTTCGTTGTCTTCTAAAACACTTACTGGGCGAGTCTCGTCGTAGTCTGGCTCACATGTGGATTCAAAGTCAAACCTGCCGAAGCTGCAAAGTGAACGATCGTCCCCTTCGTGGTCTGTCATCTCAGACAGGTCTGCTCGACTGTCTTGGTCAAACTCGGTTATGGTGTGGTCGTCTCTGTAgtctcctccctcctgctcctctggtCTGTAGGTGCCATAGCCAGAGGTCATCAGACTCGGAGCTGGACTGCTAgaactgctgctgcagttttcttcctcctcctcattactTCCGTCTTCCAAACTTTTTCCAGTGAAGTTCCCCTGGGTGGTCAGCTCAGGTTTGTCCTTCTCTGAAGCCTCCTGGATAGAGTCTTCGGCCTCAGATATAGGATTAGAATCTTCCTCTTTAACCACTCGCTcaatcttctcctcctcctcctcttcctcctcttcctcctcattacTTCCATCTTCCAAACTTTTTCCAGTGAAGTTCCCCTGGGTGGTCAGCTCAGGTTTGTCCTCCTCTGAAGCCTCCTGGATAGAGTCTTCGGCCTCAGATACAGGATTAGAATCTTCCTCTTTAACCACTCGCtcaatctcctcctcctcctcctcctcctcctcttcctcctcctcattactTCCATCTTCCAAACTTTTTCCAGTGAAGTTCCCCTGGGTGGTCAGCTCAGGTTTGTCCTCCTCTGAAGCCTCCTGGATAGAGTCTTCGGCCTCATCTACAGGATTGGAATCTTCCTCTTTAACCACTCGCtcaatctcctcctcctcctcctcctcctcctcctcctcctcctcctcctcctcttcctcattaCTTCCATCTTCCAAACTTTTTCCAGTGAAGTTCCCCTGGGTGGTCAGCTCAGGTTTGTCCTCCTCTGAAGCCTCCTGGATAGAGTCTTCGGCCTCATCTACAGGATTGGAATCTTCCTCTTTAACCACTCGCtcaatctcctcctcctcctcctgattttCTCCCTCAGACCAAAAAGAGGAGTTGAGGGAATTCTTGTCATCGTCTCTCCCCTCGTCCCACTGAGtgttgtacattttgtacatgGTGGCGACTTGCAATCTTGTTGAGGTGTGCGCCAGTGTGTGATCTGAGGAGGAAGTGGGTTTAAGGAAGGAGCTAAGAGGATTAAGTCGGTATCCAGGAGCCTCAACTGCTGTTTTACTACCAAAGCAGCACCTACTGCTGGTGACCAAAGGTAATACACCTCtgctttttgttatttgttcCTTTCATTTGATTCTATATCACTTGATCCCACAGTTTCATTCTATCCACGCCATTCCAGGGTATTATTTTGGCCTTTATTTCACAGTAGAGTGACAGGAACTTGACACGGGGATGTAGTGGCTGGACCGTATGAGTCACCAAACCACCAGAATAAATCAGTGTTtagttttcttgtgtttctgttttttatgcCACTTGTTGCACAAAGAATTTCTTCTCGTAGTTAAGATCTGAAGTGAATTTTTCCACATGAAACTTTTTGTGAAACTTGTAACTTTGTGACCCAAAAGTGCATAATGACCTGTATGTTTTCAGCAAAATCCTCTAAAATGGATAGCAGTTAAAATTACCTTTACCTGTGACGGTAActtatttttataacaacaacatttttaggTATTTAAAATGCGTATCTCTCTAACTGAAAAACATCGGGTcagtattgtattttaaatgtcttctttaaacattaagtatttttttttttttttaaatcagggtGCTTatcctgattttaatttttttgttttttaaatttatgttattttacgTGAATTGactctttatttctttaccaCTGGAATTGGTTTGACCTATTTTATTCTACTCCAGTTAATGTCTTTTGCTGCCTTGCAGTTCCCCATTTTGATCGggctttatattttattttacaatttgttCATATTAATTTGGGGTTTTGAGAAGTGTTCTGGTAATAAAGATAGTTATTACTGTTACATACAAATATTagagaaaacagttaaaatagaTATTTACAGGATTTTGGAAGAATTTCTTCAAACAGTTGATTCTACATTACCTGAGTCTTCGCTGTAGACTGATTCATCGCAGACGAGAGACTGTCCTTTATGTTTCCTAAATGGAAAAGAAACATCACTGTCAATGTTACATTTACAGCAAAGACTGTCTGTGGGAAACAAATATTAAGTTGAATTACTTACTgtttaatattcaaataaacagAGGATTTAGGctttagccccccccccacacactgATGACAAAATGGATCAATTATAAATTGTAGGTTATTTATTAAACAATCATACAAAAGAGCTTTTCAACACTGCAGTGTATTCCACATCACTATAAACTGAATACCTCTGAATGTATTTGCtggtcagaagaaaaaaaatatgttaagaCACAAGTTTGGGTTCTGTTTTTGATgaggatttatttattaatgacattttatagactatcaattgacagaaaatgtgacatATTATCAATGCTAAAAATgataattagttgcagcccaactGTACACCAAAAAGCACCTTTATGCTTTAAGGTGtacattaattattttgtccTGTACAAATTATCTGTGGGAATAATTTTTGGTGTgcacaagatttaaaaaaaaaaaaaaaaaatttcctccAACTCAAAATTACAGATCCatgtttttaatggaaaatattGAATGTACTTGTGTTTGACAGAGGAGTCGTCTTCAAAACCAAATTAGATAGTTGAGCTACTTTTTTGTGACTATTGaatattcactttattttaactaATTTAGATCATTTTTTGCCCTCAGATGCATCCTTACACATCAGATGTTTTTAATGCTTTGTCTGGTGTTTTCTCAGCTTTTATATACACCACAACTGAGAGAAACACTCAGCTGTATTTTTCATAGCtggaaagacaaataaaactctggaacaacaaatgaatggatgaatggatggacagTCAGCAGGATGAATGGACACAGATTCATCCACAGTCTGGCCTCATACCTTTgtgtctttcaaaaaaaaaaaaaaaattacctgagGACTTTCCTCGTGATGAAGCGTCTCCCCTGGGTGTCTGGGGAGGATGTGTAGCTGTCTGTGAGCGGCGGGTAGAGGGTGTCCTCAAGGTCCGACTCCACCTGCAGTCTGGTGGGGGCACCTAGAGGCAGCTGGAGCTTTGGTGCCACCGAGTGTTGAGCGTACGAGTCACAGTGTTCCTGCTGCCGCCCGTAGTCTCTGTTCTGACAGGTGGCGAGCACCTGTGTGTTAAATAATGCATATTTCTGCTCAATCATTACGTGCCTGACGCTATTGAAAAGTATgactgtttccatttttgtttgtccAATCTAAATGTTCATCGTGTCTTGTCAATAAAACAAGTCTGCCGGTAAATGACACCGCACCAAACTTCACAGAACGATCCGGTATCTTCCGAAGTGATGCAGATGAAATTGTGGGAGCAATTTTCCTGTAGGTGACGCTTAAACAACGTCCTGCTTTATAAAACGCATTCTTTGAAAAACCTACGCAAAATGCTAAATTTTCAAATTGCCTTGTCGACTTCCTTACCAAATATCTAGACTAGAACCCGGTCTCTGTAGTGCTGCTTGGAGCTGGAAGGTGTTTCGAGTCTGACTATCATGTTTTTACATGCTTTTCCACAGCTCAATAAGATCGTAGTATattcaaattgtgaaaaatttAAAGACAATCACTGCTTGTCCACAACCCTTCTACAGATGGACTTGTCCCTGAATACCAGCTGAATAGACTCTCCTTACTGTCATTCAGTTTGTGGACTGTGCTATCAGAGGAGACGGGACCCTGCAActgctgtatgctaatgttaaagAGCCTGGTGATTGGCACATtagtttttgcacatttttatatttacttattgtgtatttattaatattactattttataatagtttttatttatttatttttaacttattCACTTCCTATTCCCTAACTGTGTGTTGTGCAATTGTAAAAAAGCCTTTTCCCTTACGGGGATCAATAAAATTTTCCTGATTCTGATTCTCTGCAATATAAAGAATCACTCATTTAAACTCTTTCTGATATCAAACACGGGTATTTAGTGCTGCCAAATCCTGGATGTGACGTCATGTTGTCTGAATTCGGGGATAAATCAGATGTTGTATGTGGTGAACACTTACCTGTCTCTCATCGCCTGCTTTGGATGCATGTAAGAAAAATCTTTCACCAGGGCCTTTAAAGTAGCACTGAgtaactgtaaagaaaaaaacccagaatTCACCAGTTTTCAGTGGAAGATCTTAAAATGTTACACTTAACTGTTTAGAgttataaaaatacaatgattATCATCATCCCGCAGCGAGATAAGTGCTCCTGACCTTTTTCTTTGGTGTAGGCGGGAGGACTCTGTTTAGATGTGGCTGGATGAGTTTTGGTGGAGTTTATCTGGTCGGATGACGCGAGGGTTTCCAATGCTCCATGCCGAATCAGTTCACTGAGATCTGACATGACACAGAGACTGACTGTAATCCCTTAGGACAAGTCTGAACACGGAACTCATCAGTGTTACGTTTCTCCATGTCTTTAATGTTTTCCGGAGATGTAACTAtttcagagtttaaaaaaacctgACGATATATTGGtaaatattcactttttaaacATCAGAGCATAATATATTCATCTTGGTCCCAAACAAGCTACAAAACAATATAAGAACCCCAGAGGGAAGGAGGTAGGACATTTCAGAGTCTCACCTTGCTTGAATTCATGCAGCCTGTGTTTTGGTATGTTTTTGTAGCCCAGGATCGCCAGCTGTTCTTGAATTTCCTCTTCTGAGAAATCCAGACTGTCCATAATATTTCCAGCTCTAAGTGAAGGAGGTAGTGTAAAATCtataggaaaaataaaaaagatccCAGTTGTAGGAAACACAATACAAACCACAGATACGAAGAAAAACAAGAGGGCTGATTTATGGAGTAAGATGAAGCATCATGAATGAAATTTGACCTTAGTCATCAACTTAGTTCTGTTGTATTTACTATACTAATATACAATTCATATAGTATGAATAGTCCacctcattaatataaatgggttggacaaaatattagaaacacctcttaGTATAAatttcaacagcaccacaaactgtagcctctaaaaaataaacaaagttaaatcaacacttctcttcaaaaacaaaactcaggaCAAAGACTAAGCAATATAAGCTTTATTTAGGTAGTAGTTATTGCTGGGCTGTGGATTAGATTTGCAGTAGTTTTAACGAGGTGTACCTAATATACCGATGAATTAAAACAATCGATTTGGAGGAAACGTTTGTTAAAAGGCAAACTAGAGGAAATTTACATTGGTGCTATTAAGCCATTAATACAGAGCGAGAAAGTGCCGACACTTCATTCACTAAAGTGGGAACTGTCTAAAATGTGTCTAAATCAAACGAGTCTAATCTTTGCCCACCGAGGAAACGACCGCAGCTGTGGACCAGCAAGTTGCAGCGTATCTAAACGGAAAAGAAGGTTATATACGGTAGACTTCCTGAGCTtatgtttcagttttcaaaactgGTATTTCATGGTAGTATTCTTCGATCAGTTGCATCATAATAAACCCGAACTGAGAACTGACAGCTTCGAGCTCAGATGCCATttaaacagagtaaaactggctgctgctgctgctttgtggCTTTTGTGTAAAATCGAGCCGAAATGACCAATAGACCATTAATATTTCGCAGAGCAGAAAAGTTGTGTTTGATCCTAGCGCAGTTCTTTCTAGTAGGTGCGCCAACTTTAAACTAACAGATTTTTGAATAGAGTTTGGCATCCTAGTCTCAATAACTGAGGTGGACGGGGGCGGGCTACTGCTAACAGTTAGCAGCCAAAAGggcagtaaacaaaaacaatgttagcTAATAacagactctttttttttttaatttctcacctGCGCGAAGACCGATTATACCGAAACCATTATGCTAAAATGAACGGCCACGTTGACCAGAAGTAGTCGTGTTTAAGTTTCACGGGCACGGCACCAAGACAACGGCCGTTAACGAGCTTTAAAAACGACGCCTGGTGCGCTACACTTCCGGCCAGCTCTTCttcgtgtttgtgttttctttttttttaagtctttgacAAAGCGGTATATGCTGTCGCCACCTACCGGGAGTGTGGCATAAAAAGCAACCAGGCTACTTTCTCTCGGCGCCGGTCAAACGCCCAGTGGTCGGTTTATTGGGAACAACCGGCTGAAACGAATGCAGCCGAAGACGAGTGCCCGAACTGGGGGAAGCGTCTGACATttcagtagaaaaataaataaatcaaagaagaaatgaaaaaaaacggTTTGTGtaactgaaacagtttttctttatttttgtcttattCCTTCAAATCGTCTTGTGACCGCTTCACATGTATCCTCGGACCCTTTTGGGGGTTCTGACCCCCCCATGTCAGGAGCCGCTGACCTGTAGACTTCACATTCGGGTCTCAAGTTTTAATCTAGTGAAATCACagaacaatgaaataaataaatacttttatttattttatttttttaaaggacccCTTCAGTCGGGCCTCGCACCGCCACGACCCGGGCCGATTATTCGGCCCATGCACTGGAAGGATGCGGTCGCGGCTAAGGAGGAAAACGCTCTTGAAAGGAAAGTGCCATTTACCGCGTCGGTCTTGGACTCGAAATGAAGGACCCGAGACTCATTTTGTCTCGGATTTATTGccaaaaaccaaacagacaaa is drawn from Xiphias gladius isolate SHS-SW01 ecotype Sanya breed wild chromosome 15, ASM1685928v1, whole genome shotgun sequence and contains these coding sequences:
- the si:dkey-23f9.4 gene encoding ESF1 homolog isoform X1; this encodes MDSLDFSEEEIQEQLAILGYKNIPKHRLHEFKQDLSELIRHGALETLASSDQINSTKTHPATSKQSPPAYTKEKVTQCYFKGPGERFFLHASKAGDERQVLATCQNRDYGRQQEHCDSYAQHSVAPKLQLPLGAPTRLQVESDLEDTLYPPLTDSYTSSPDTQGRRFITRKVLRKHKGQSLVCDESVYSEDSDHTLAHTSTRLQVATMYKMYNTQWDEGRDDDKNSLNSSFWSEGENQEEEEEIERVVKEEDSNPVDEAEDSIQEASEEDKPELTTQGNFTGKSLEDGSNEEEEEEEEEEEEEEEEEEIERVVKEEDSNPVDEAEDSIQEASEEDKPELTTQGNFTGKSLEDGSNEEEEEEEEEEEEEIERVVKEEDSNPVSEAEDSIQEASEEDKPELTTQGNFTGKSLEDGSNEEEEEEEEEEEKIERVVKEEDSNPISEAEDSIQEASEKDKPELTTQGNFTGKSLEDGSNEEEEENCSSSSSSPAPSLMTSGYGTYRPEEQEGGDYRDDHTITEFDQDSRADLSEMTDHEGDDRSLCSFGRFDFESTCEPDYDETRPVSVLEDNEPEEDLDQAYDEKFEDLHAESENKDVTNERSEQQHRHHIAANEDRLLADETRLEHGSDPEEGTQYEKLQEEVQDLKEGNNVEKQTEDKVESEDLAESSSNKDIKFIDSKADFSWMKYDKMCEEWEGNLRRKKDASSCLEERLAELRLSASAQHDAETEDEDATGQSDAHGSESDGISLSAFESYIRGMTRTQSEGDLRPKPKSFIRPVMSRPTIKKTDPVAKYFQYKQLWEMFKLPGEKDRKALRWEIKERLAYQPPPPKPRRVYVPNTYIVPTEKKRSALRWEIRNDLANGLLPHKFSYRF
- the si:dkey-23f9.4 gene encoding DNA ligase 1 isoform X2, which produces MDSLDFSEEEIQEQLAILGYKNIPKHRLHEFKQDLSELIRHGALETLASSDQINSTKTHPATSKQSPPAYTKEKVTQCYFKGPGERFFLHASKAGDERQVLATCQNRDYGRQQEHCDSYAQHSVAPKLQLPLGAPTRLQVESDLEDTLYPPLTDSYTSSPDTQGRRFITRKVLRKHKGQSLVCDESVYSEDSDHTLAHTSTRLQVATMYKMYNTQWDEGRDDDKNSLNSSFWSEGENQEEEEEEEIERVVKEEDSNPVDEAEDSIQEASEEDKPELTTQGNFTGKSLEDGSNEEEEEEEEEEEEEIERVVKEEDSNPVSEAEDSIQEASEEDKPELTTQGNFTGKSLEDGSNEEEEEEEEEEEKIERVVKEEDSNPISEAEDSIQEASEKDKPELTTQGNFTGKSLEDGSNEEEEENCSSSSSSPAPSLMTSGYGTYRPEEQEGGDYRDDHTITEFDQDSRADLSEMTDHEGDDRSLCSFGRFDFESTCEPDYDETRPVSVLEDNEPEEDLDQAYDEKFEDLHAESENKDVTNERSEQQHRHHIAANEDRLLADETRLEHGSDPEEGTQYEKLQEEVQDLKEGNNVEKQTEDKVESEDLAESSSNKDIKFIDSKADFSWMKYDKMCEEWEGNLRRKKDASSCLEERLAELRLSASAQHDAETEDEDATGQSDAHGSESDGISLSAFESYIRGMTRTQSEGDLRPKPKSFIRPVMSRPTIKKTDPVAKYFQYKQLWEMFKLPGEKDRKALRWEIKERLAYQPPPPKPRRVYVPNTYIVPTEKKRSALRWEIRNDLANGLLPHKFSYRF